GCAATTGTCGCGAATATCCCGCGGATAAACATATACTGACCGCTGTTCATCTGCGTCAGCAGATATTTCGTCATAGTATCGCCGATGGTGAATGTACCCATGGCGAGGAGCATAAATATACTTGCACGAAAATTAGCTGACTGCGGCACGATATAGAATCCGGTTTAGGAATGTATATCGCTATCGCATCAATTGGATTCGGTCCAATTTATACTTGTTGCATATGTATTTAAATTATTTATCCGCCCGTAAGGCTCATATGGCGCGCTACGGCCGGGCGGTTGTGGTCACGGTCAATGATGAAATCATGGCCTTTGGGCTTGCGAGAGATGGCTTCATCAATGGCATCGTTTAGTATGGTGTCGCTCTCACTTGCACGGACCGCAACACGCAAATCTGCATCGTCGTTCTGCCCCAGACACATATAGAGCATGCCAGTACAAGTGAGGCGTACACGGTTGCAGCTTTCGCAGAAATTATGTGTGAGAGGCGTAATGAAACCAAGACGCCCGCCGGTTTCAGCAATAGTGACATAACGGGCAGGGCCGCCCGTGCGGTAAGGAATGTCGGACAACGTAAACTGCTGGCTTAGATCGGCGCGCAGCTGTGAAAGTGGCAGATACTGATCGGTGCGATCGAACTCGATTTCGCCCATGGGCATGGTTTCGATCAAGGTCATGTCCATGTCGCGGTCATGCGCCCAGCGGATCAGTTCCGGAATTTCGTATTCATTGAAGTTCTTTAACGCAACCGCATTGATTTTAACGCGAATCCCAGCCTTTTGGGCCGCATCGATACCCTCTATGACGCGATCAAGATCGCCCCAACGTGTGATGGTACGGAATTTATCGGGGTTGAGCGTATCCATCGAAACGTTGATACGCCGCACGCCGCAATCCGCCAGCTCATCCGCATATCGGGCCAGCTGGGAACCATTGGTGGTGAGTGTCAATTCGTCCAGTGCACCTGTTTTTAGGTGACGCGATAGTCCGCGAATAAGATGCATGATATTTTTGCGGACAAGTGGTTCTCCGCCTGTCAGTCGCAACTTGCGGACGCCCTTGTCGATGAATGCACTGCAGATGCGATCAAGTTCTTCGAGCGTCAGCAGGTCTTTCTTCGGCAGGAAAGTCATATGCTCCGCCATGCAATATGTGCAGCGGAAGTCGCAACGATCCGTCACTGAAACGCGCAAATAGGTAACCGCGCGCCCAAACGGATCAATCATTTGTCCGGTGGGAGAAACAACAGGCAGAACTTGAGAACCTTGCATAGAGTAAGCCATTGTTTCCACACGATGCAGAACCCATTCTGCATCTTAGTTCTAGATAAGTGGCCTCGAACGCTTTGTCCAGTTTACGCGTTTGCTAAGCACCTTCAAGTGATAAGGCATTAATCTGACGCGTCAGTCTTTTTGTCTCTTCTCTTCGAGACTGAACATCAATATCTCTTTGATTTGGCGAAATTCAGAGCGTCGGGAGCATATTTTATATGTCAGCCTTCATATGCTGCAGAATGAACAGCCGCTGGAATGACGGAGAACAATTATGAGTGATGTCTGGCCAACCGAATTGCGAGTCTCGAAAGACCGCAAGCTTCTGACAGTGGCGTTTGAAAGCGGTGAACGGTTTGAGCTGACTGCGGAGCTTCTGCGTGTCTTGTCTCCATCTGCGGAAGTGCAGGGACACTCACCGGAGCAGCGTGTGACCGTTGGTGGCAAGCGTAATGTAGAAATTATGCGCATGGACCCTAT
This sequence is a window from Ochrobactrum quorumnocens. Protein-coding genes within it:
- a CDS encoding gamma-butyrobetaine hydroxylase-like domain-containing protein; its protein translation is MSDVWPTELRVSKDRKLLTVAFESGERFELTAELLRVLSPSAEVQGHSPEQRVTVGGKRNVEIMRMDPIGNYAVRITFDDMHDTGLFSWTYLHKLGTEKDTLWHTYLDELAGKGLKRDPR
- the moaA gene encoding GTP 3',8-cyclase MoaA, with the protein product MQGSQVLPVVSPTGQMIDPFGRAVTYLRVSVTDRCDFRCTYCMAEHMTFLPKKDLLTLEELDRICSAFIDKGVRKLRLTGGEPLVRKNIMHLIRGLSRHLKTGALDELTLTTNGSQLARYADELADCGVRRINVSMDTLNPDKFRTITRWGDLDRVIEGIDAAQKAGIRVKINAVALKNFNEYEIPELIRWAHDRDMDMTLIETMPMGEIEFDRTDQYLPLSQLRADLSQQFTLSDIPYRTGGPARYVTIAETGGRLGFITPLTHNFCESCNRVRLTCTGMLYMCLGQNDDADLRVAVRASESDTILNDAIDEAISRKPKGHDFIIDRDHNRPAVARHMSLTGG